In Crassostrea angulata isolate pt1a10 chromosome 6, ASM2561291v2, whole genome shotgun sequence, a genomic segment contains:
- the LOC128190477 gene encoding RNA polymerase II subunit A C-terminal domain phosphatase SSU72-like produces the protein MTDGGSTLSVAVVCSSNQNRSMEAHSFLSKRGYNVRSFGTGSQVKLPGATLDKPNIYDFNTTYDEMYRDLMRKDPELYTQNGILHMLDRNRRIKPMPERFQACKEKFNVIITCEERVYDQVIEDFETREKEDMQPAHIINIDIQDNHEEATIGAFLISDLATMLFESDDLDNDIDEILQDFEPRARRPILHTVCFY, from the exons ATGACGGATGGAGGTTCAACCTTGTCTGTTGCAGTCGTCTGCTCAAGTAATCAGAATAGGAGTATGGAGGCTCACAGCTTCTTAAG taaaaggGGTTACAATGTAAGGTCTTTTGGAACTGGAAGTCAAGTAAAGTTACCTGGAGCCACTTTGGACAAGccaaatatttatgatttcaaCACAACTTATGATGAAATGTACAGAGACTTGATGAGAAAAGATCCTGAACT ATACACACAGAATGGGATCCTACACATGCTGGACAGGAATCGAAGGATCAAGCCAATGCCAGAGAGGTTCCAGGCGTGCAAAGAAAAGTTTAACGTCATCATCACCTGTGAGGAGAGAGTTTACGATCAAGTTATAGAGG ACTTTGAAACAAGAGAAAAGGAGGACATGCAGCCTGCTCACATCATCAACATTGACATTCAGGACAATCACGAAGAGGCCACAATTGGAGCTTTTCTTATAAGTGATTTAGCCACCATG CTTTTTGAGTCAGATGATCTGGATAATGACATTGATGAGATTTTACAAGATTTTGAGCCCAGAGCCAGACGGCCTATTCTTCACACAGTCTGCTTCTACTGA
- the LOC128186745 gene encoding uncharacterized protein K02A2.6-like has protein sequence MEGIAGASPKMDWNAPDLVTQWKSFKQHCQFWFAGPLIKASEAQKCNYVMIWIGDKGRDIYSTWDLSEEDSKKLDVLYTNFEKHVKPKSNKIYSRYKFLSRVQKDSDTFEEYLTELKLLVKDCEYKDADDMIRDAIVFGTKDHKVRAKCIDEGSDLTLEKAINFARTQEISKAQLKTMNGEDNSINAVATKQKQTPSQYGHGNSGKFNRGTSEKSKYPCRNCGGVHEPRQCPAYGKLCTKCNKKHHFPSVCLSSTTYKEFKPMKPKPHKLHTLHVDDNTNSESESELFIDTIEEVNSLTMDEWKETILVNNVPVKFQLDTGAKCNVMSLATLKATCSEPKIRRKDVPLKSYSGHLIKPMGITSLTCRHRDQDYQVDFYIVREDVQAILGAKTCQEMKMVQRIYSLTPSALPEDIVNSNMYENLFKGLGCLPGMHTIGVDKTVTPVVHPPRKIPIAIKDKVKTELDRMTEMGVIVKQEEPTEWVNSMVTVIKPNGKIRICIDPRDLNKAICREHYPLKTVEEVISQMPNAKIFTKLDATSGFWQLRLDEESSKLCTFNTPFGRFRFTRLPFGIKSAPEVFQKVISQMVLDIEGAEAIIDDILVWGSNQEEHDARLKRVLERAMEYNLKLSAEKCEFRKSEVTYVGHRLTSKGVKPDPEKIRAVCNMVKPTCLKDLQTFMGFIQYLSKFMPHLSTVSAPLRKLLEKNTAWHWDEEKETSFLKLKDMATNAPILQYYDPSKPLTLSVDASSKGLGAVLIQNQRPVAYASRALTPTQQRYSQIEKETLAIVYGCNKFHEYVYGREVLIETDHKPLQSIFQKSLHKTPPRLQRLLLALEKYDLEVKYKPGKEMFLADHLSRSYLPETKEILVPDINVNEIHLISHLPISQEMYEKFQKETANDEHLQELQDAILDGWPEEKSNVSYNLRPYWTFRDELSVMDGLLYKSSKLIVPRALQNSMLDKIHESHLGIVKCKARAREVLFWIGMSTDVENRVRSCGLCAQHQNINAKEPMLMPEIPDRPWSKLAADLFEHEKHHYLLVVDYFSKWPEVIKLENLSSKTTVNCLKELLSKYGLIDEMITDNGPQFSSADFKDFSSEFEFKHVTSSPHYAQSNGQAERTVQTVKRLIMKSKDLFKALLDYRNTPLDIGLSPAQLFLNRRLKTSLPTSAPLLKPLGLDAKEIAAKLKSRQLNNKIQFDKHAGPGLEPLKAGDAVFLYTEGKWKPGQVIEQHASPRSYVVQSSDGRKLRRNRRHLRATNYRAENAPRNDGMRNCVNPEDLRDSIQLQDRLDHSNEKDANITAEPNNAPVPVQPQTTRSGRTVRPPAKFSDYIE, from the coding sequence ATGGAAGGAATAGCAGGAGCTAGCCCGAAGATGGACTGGAATGCACCCGACCTAGTTACACAGTGGAAGTCATTCAAACAACATTGCCAGTTTTGGTTTGCAGGCCCCCTTATAAAAGCATCGGAAGCCCAGAAATGCAACTACGTGATGATCTGGATAGGAGACAAAGGTAGGGACATTTACTCTACATGGGATCTCTCGGAGGAAGATAGCAAGAAACTAGACGTACTGTATACGAACTTTGAGAAACACGTCAAACCCAAATCAAACAAAATCTATTCCCGATACAAGTTTCTAAGCAGGGTTCAAAAAGATTCGGACACTTTTGAGGAGTATTTGACAGAACTTAAGTTATTAGTGAAAGACTGTGAATACAAAGATGCGGATGACATGATAAGAGACGCCATTGTGTTTGGAACTAAAGACCACAAAGTCAGGGCTAAGTGTATCGACGAGGGTTCAGATTTGACACTTGAGAAGGCAATTAATTTTGCAAGAACTCAGGAAATATCAAAGGCACAGTTGAAAACAATGAATGGTGAAGATAATTCAATAAATGCTGTAGCTACCAAGCAAAAACAAACCCCTTCTCAGTATGGTCACGGAAACTCTGGAAAATTCAACAGGGGAACatctgaaaaatcaaaatatccatGCCGAAACTGTGGTGGCGTACACGAACCGAGACAATGTCCTGCCTATGGAAAACTCTGcacaaaatgtaacaaaaagCATCACTTTCCCTCAGTATGTTTGTCATCAACTACATACAAGGAATTCAAGCCTATGAAACCGAAGCCACATAAACTCCACACACTCCACGTGGATGACAACACCAACTCTGAAAGTGAATCAGAACTATTTATCGATACCATAGAAGAAGTAAACTCTCTGACTATGGATGAATGGAAAGAGACAATCCTTGTGAACAATGTACCTGTAAAATTTCAGTTGGACACAGGTGCTAAGTGCAATGTTATGTCTTTGGCAACATTGAAAGCCACATGCAGTGAACCTAAAATCCGGAGAAAAGATGTCCCACTGAAGTCATATTCTGGACATCTCATTAAACCTATGGGCATCACCTCCCTTACATGCCGCCACAGAGATCAAGACTATCAGGTTGACTTTTATATAGTCAGAGAGGATGTACAAGCTATTCTTGGAGCAAAAACTTGTCAAGAAATGAAGATGGTGCAACGCATTTACAGCTTAACTCCTAGTGCATTACCGGAAGACATAGTAAATAGCAACATGtatgaaaatttgttcaaaGGCCTTGGATGCTTGCCTGGCATGCACACTATAGGTGTAGACAAAACAGTCACTCCAGTAGTACATCCACCAAGAAAGATACCTATTGCAATCAAGGACAAAGTCAAGACAGAATTGGATCGAATGACCGAGATGGGAGTTATTGTGAAACAGGAAGAACCTACGGAATGGGTTAACTCGATGGTCACAGTCATTAAACCGAATGGCAAAATTAGAATTTGTATTGACCCAAGAGACTTAAATAAAGCAATTTGTCGTGAACACTATCCTCTTAAAACAGTGGAGGAAGTTATTTCACAGATGCCAAATGCCAAAATATTCACCAAACTGGATGCCACTAGTGGATTCTGGCAACTTAGACTGGATGAGGAAAGCTCAAAATTATGCACGTTTAACACTCCATTTGGACGATTTAGATTTACACGCTTACCTTTCGGCATCAAATCGGCTCCAGAAGTGTTCCAGAAAGTGATCTCGCAAATGGTCTTGGATATCGAGGGAGCAGAAGCTATTATTGATGACATCCTGGTGTGGGGATCCAATCAGGAAGAACATGACGCAAGATTGAAGAGAGTGTTAGAGAGAGCAATGGAGTACAATCTCAAACTCAGTGCAGAAAAATGTGAATTTAGAAAATCGGAAGTCACATATGTTGGCCATAGACTCACAAGCAAAGGAGTCAAACCTGATCCAGAAAAAATCAGAGCTGTATGCAACATGGTAAAACCGACATGCTTGAAAGATCTACAAACATTTATGGGATTCATCCAATATCTCAGCAAATTCATGCCTCACTTGTCTACAGTCAGTGCACCCCTAAGAAAACTGCTGGAGAAGAACACAGCATGGCACTGGGATGAAGAGAAGGAAACAAGCTTCCTTAAACTCAAGGATATGGCTACAAATGCACCTATTCTTCAGTATTATGACCCGAGCAAACCTCTTACACTTAGTGTTGATGCTAGCTCAAAAGGACTAGGCGCAGTACTTATCCAAAATCAGAGACCAGTTGCTTACGCATCAAGAGCACTTACGCCAACTCAACAGAGGTACtctcaaattgagaaagagaccCTAGCAATTGTGTATGGTTGCAACAAATTTCATGAATATGTTTATGGACGTGAAGTACTCATAGAGACTGACCACAAACCATTGCAGtcaattttccaaaaatctcTTCACAAAACACCTCCAAGACTTCAACGACTCCTACTTGCACTAGAAAAATATGACCTTGAAGTCAAGTACAAACCTGGTAAGGAGATGTTCTTAGCAGACCATCTGAGCAGATCATACCTACCTGAAACCAAAGAAATACTAGTTCCTGATATCAATGTCAATGAGATCCATCTCATTTCTCATTTACCAATTTCACAAGAGATGTACGAAAAGTTCCAGAAAGAAACTGCAAATGATGAACACCTACAGGAACTACAAGACGCCATATTGGATGGATGGCCTGAAGAAAAAAGCAATGTTTCCTATAACTTGCGACCTTATTGGACCTTCAGAGATGAGCTATCTGTCATGGACGGACTTCTCTACAAGTCAAGCAAACTCATTGTACCCAGAGCACTACAGAACTCAATGCTGGACAAGATTCATGAATCGCATCTTGGGATAGTCAAGTGCAAAGCACGTGCCCGTGAAGTTCTCTTTTGGATTGGCATGTCAACAGATGTCGAGAACCGAGTTAGGTCATGTGGACTATGTGCACAACATCAAAACATCAATGCAAAGGAACCAATGCTAATGCCAGAGATACCAGATCGGCCCTGGTCGAAACTAGCTGCAGACCTATTTGAACACGAGAAACACCATTACCTGCTAGTCGTTGATTACTTTTCCAAATGGCCCGAAGTAATAAAACTAGAAAACCTGTCAAGCAAAACAACTGTCAACTGCTTAAAAGAGCTGCTTTCAAAATACGGACTCATCGATGAAATGATTACCGACAATGGACCCCAGTTTTCCTCTGCGGATTTCAAAGACTTTTCGTCTGAGTTCGAATTTAAACATGTAACCAGCAGTCCACACTACGCTCAATCAAATGGCCAGGCAGAACGAACTGTACAAACAGTCAAAAGGCTCATCATGAAATCTAAAGACCTGTTCAAGGCACTCTTGGACTACCGAAACACACCGCTAGACATCGGATTATCACCAGCACAACTTTTTCTCAACCGCCGACTTAAAACATCACTTCCAACCTCTGCGCCCTTGCTAAAACCTCTTGGATTAGATGCCAAAGAAATCGCAGCCAAATTAAAATCTCGCCAACTGAATAATAAAATCCAATTTGACAAACATGCAGGACCTGGATTGGAACCGCTTAAGGCAGGAGACGCAGTATTTCTGTACACAGAGGGAAAATGGAAACCTGGTCAAGTCATTGAACAGCATGCATCACCTAGATCCTACGTTGTTCAGTCGTCAGATGGAAGGAAATTGCGTAGGAACCGAAGACACCTTCGCGCAACCAACTACCGTGCTGAGAATGCACCGCGAAATGATGGCATGCGAAATTGTGTGAATCCTGAAGATTTGCGTGATAGCATTCAGTTACAGGACCGTTTGGACCACAGTAATGAAAAAGATGCAAACATCACTGCTGAACCAAACAACGCACCTGTTCCAGTTCAACCCCAAACCACGCGCTCAGGCAGGACCGTCAGACCACCAGCAAAATTCAGTGACTATATTGAATGA